In the Azospirillum humicireducens genome, GACCATCATCTGCGAACGGCCGAAGGTCGGCCCCCACCGGGCCGCGATGGCGGAGCGGATTGCCCAAATCCTGGGCATCGAGGTCGGGCGGGTCAGCGTCAAGGCGACCACCACCGAACAGCTGGGTTTCACCGGCCGGCGGGAGGGCATCGCAGCGCAGGCGGTGGCGACCATCCGACTTCCCGGCTAACATCCGACCCAATCAAACGAAGCGGGAGGGGCCGCCATGTTTCCCGAGACCATCCGCGAGCTGTCCGCCCAGGTGCTTGCCGAATACGGCCTCGCCGGCTTCATGCTGGCAACCGCCGAATCCTGCACCGGCGGGCTGATTGCCGGTGCCCTGACCGACATCGCCGGCTCGTCCAAGGTGGTCGACCGCGGATTCGTCACCTATACCAACATCGCCAAGACGGAACTGCTGGGTGTTCCCGCCAGTCTGCTGCACGCTCATGGCGCCGTCAGCCCGGAGGTGGCGGTCGCCATGGCCGTCGGCGCGCTGGCGCGGTCGCGCGCCGACGTGACGGTGGCGGTGACGGGTATCGCCGGCCCCGGCGGAGCCACGGAAACCAAGCCGGTGGGCCGCGTCTATGTCGCCACCGCCGTGCGCGGCGGGGCGGCCAAGGCGAAGGAGTACACATTCCCCGGTGACCGTGACGCCGTGCGGATGGCGACCGTCCAGGCAGCGCTGGAACGGTTGCGGCTGGCTCGTCCAACTGGAAGCCTGCGCTGAAGAAACCGCTATAAACTGTTCATAAGGAAGGAAAAAACCTGATGCCGACCATCAATATCCAGCTGTTCGAAGGCCGCACCGTCGAACAGAAGCGAGAGTATGCCAAGGCGTTGACCGAGGCGACCGTGAAGGTCCTCGGCTGCTCCCCCTCGGCGGTGGACATCATCTTCCAGGATGTGAAGAAAAGCGACTGGGCCAGCGGCGGGGAGCTGTGGTCGGACAAGACCTGACCCACCCGCTTCTCAGTTGAGCCAGCAGGGCGTCACGCCGGTTGCGTCGCCCTGCCCGGCCCGTACAACTGGGCCGCCCGCGTCTCGAAGGCCTGCACCATGCGCCGCACCGCCTCGTTGAACAGCAGGCCCATGATCTTTTGCAGCATCTTCGAGCGAAACTCGAAATCGACGAAGAAATCGACGCAGCAGCCGTCGGGATGATCGTTGAAGATCCAGTGGTTGTTCAGGTACTGGAACGGACCGTCGGTGTATTGCACGTCGATGCGGCAAGCGGACTCGTTAAGTTCCACCCGCGAGGTGAAGCGTTCGCGGACCATCTTGAAGCCGATGATCAGGTCTGCGAACATGACATTGCCTTCGCGCTTGCGGATGCGGGCCGCCAGGCACCAGGGCAGAAACTCCGGATACTTCTCCACGTCGGCGACAAGGTCGTACATCTGCCGGGGGGTGTAGGGAAGAACCTTCTGTTCCGCGTGCGTGGGCATGCCCGTACCATATCCTTGTCTATTGAACCGCCTGCATCAGGCGGCCGCGGCCCCCAACTTGCGCAGCCGGGCTTCGCGCAGCTTCTCGAAATCCGCACCCGCATGATAGGACGAGCGCGTCAGCGGCGACGAGGCCACCAGCAGGAAGCCCTTGCCGCGGCCAACAGTGGAATAACCGTCGAACTCCTCAGGAGTCACGAAGCGATCCACCGCCGCATGCTTGGGCGTGGGCTGGAGATACTGCCCAATCGTCAGAAAGTCCACATCGGCGGAGCGCAGATCGTCCATCACCTGCCCGATCTCCTCCTTCGTTTCGCCAAGCCCGACCATCAGGCCCGACTTGGTGAAGATCGTCGGATCCAGCTCCTTCACCCGCGCCAGCAGTTGCAGCGAGGCGAAATAGCGCGCACCCGGACGGATGGTGGGATAGAGGCGCGGAACGGTTTCCAGATTGTGGTTGAAGACATCGGGCTTGGCCTCAACCACCACCTCGACGGCACCCTTCTTCTTCTGGAAGTCGGGGGTCAGGATCTCGATGGTCGTCGTCGGCGACGCGGCGCGGACGGCGCGGATGGTGCGGGCGAAATGCTCCGCACCGCCGTCGGCCAGATCGTCGCGGTCGACCGAGGTGATGACGACGTGGCTGAGCTTCAGCTTGCCGACCGCCTCGGCCACATTGTCGGGCTCATGCGGGTCCAGCAGGTCCGGGCGTCCGGTCTCGACATTGCAGAAGGCGCAGCCGCGCGTGCAGATGGAGCCCAGGATCATGAAGGTCGCGTGCTTGTGCTTCCAGCACTCCCCGATGTTCGGGCAGGCGGCCTCTTCGCACACGGTGTTCAGCTTCAGCCCGCGCATCAACTGGCGGGTCTCGTTGTATTCCTGGCTCATCGGCGCCTTGACCCGGATCCAGGCCGGTTTGCGCTGGATCGGGTTGTCGGGCTTATGGGCCTTTTCGGGGTGGCGCAGCTTCTCGGTCTGGTCGACGAGGGTCATGGTCTAAAGCTCCCGATGGCCGACGCGATGCCCCGGCCCCGACAATAGGTGCGATGAGGGTGTCAAACCCGCCATTCCGGCGGAAACAGCTCGGCCGGATAGGCCGGATCGAGCGCCTGGTCAAGTGTGAAAGGCAGCTCGACCGGGAAATGGCCGTCGGGAACATCCGCCTCGACGGCGGCCCGCAGGCGGGCGCGGCGGTAAACCTTGTCGCAGATGGACTCGCAGAACGGGCGCAGACTTGGGCTCGCGGCGATCTCGTCGATCAGCTTTTCCCGCTGCTCCCGGATGGTCAGCCGCCAGCCACGCTCGCATCGTTCGCGCAGGTCAGGACAGAACAACCATTTCAGCAAATGCACGATCAGCACGGTCAGCCGGCTGTCGATCTCTGACTTCTGGCTGCGGCCCATGCACTCGATCTCCTCGGCGACGTTCTCCCAGTCGACCGGGGCGTTGTTCCGTTCGGCGCCGGCACGGCGAAGCTCCTGCGCCTGGGCTTGGGTCCAGGCGTAGAAATCTTCGTCATACGCGGCGCTGCTGCGGTCCATGGCCCCATCCGGCTGGGAAGAACGTCACCTCGGAAACATTAGTTAGAAGTGGATCGCCCGGCCATAGGCATCAAGGACCGACTCATGCATCATTTCAGACAAAGTCGGGTGCGGGAACACCGTGTGCATCAGTTCGGCCTCGGTCAGCTCCGACGACTTGGCGATGCCGTAGCCCTGGATCAGCTCGGTCACTTCCGCGCCGATCATGTGGGCGCCCAGCATCTCGCCGGTCTTGGCGTCGAAGATGGTCTTGATCAGGCCTTCCGGCTCGCCGAGCGCGATGGCCTTGCCGTTGCCGACGAAGGGGAAGCGGCCGACCTTGATCTCGTAGCCGGCTTCCTTGGCCTTCTTCTCCGTCAGGCCGACCGACGCGATCTGCGGGTGCGAATAGGTGCAGCCCGGAATGTTGCGGACGTTCAGCGCATGCGGATGCTTGCCGGCGATGTGCTCGGCGACGATCACGCCCTCGTGGCTGGCCTTGTGGGCGAGCCAGGGTGCGCCGGTCACGTCGCCGATGGCGTACACGCCCGGCTCGTCGGTCTCGCACATGGCGTTGGTCTTGGCCGCGGTCGGTCTTGACCTTGGTGTTCTCCAGGCCGAGGCCCTCCGTGTTCGGGCTGATGCCGACGGCGACGATGACGCGGTCGACCGTGATGTCCTCGGTCTTGCCGCCGGCCTCGACGGACACGGTCACGCTGTCGGCGGCCTTGCGCAGGTTGCCGGCCTTGCCGCCGGTGATGATGCGCATGCCCTGCTTTTCGAAGGCTTTCCGGGCCATTGCGGAGATTTCCTCATCCTCCACCGGAAGGATGCGGTCCATCACCTCGACCACTGTAACTTTCGCGCCCAAGGCATTGTAGAAGCTGGCGAATTCGATGCCGATGGCGCCGGAGCCGATGACCAGAAGCGACTTCGGCATGGCATCCGGGGTCATCGCCTTGCGATAGGTCCAGACCAGCTTGCCGTCATCCTCCAGGCCCGGCAGCGTGCGGGCACGGGCGCCGGTGGCGATGATGATGTGCTTGGCGCCGAAGGTGCCGACCGGGGCATCGCCCTTGGTCACCGCCACCGTGCCCTTGCCGAGCAGCTTGGCGGAGCCTTCGATCACCGCGACCTTGTTCTTCTTCAGCAGATGCTTGACGCCGCCGTTCAGCTGCCCCGCGACCTTGCGCGAGCGGGCGACGACCTTGTCGAGGTCGAAGGACGGGTTCTGGATGACCAGGCCGTAGTCGGCGGCATGCTTGGCGAGATGCAGGACCTCGGCGGAGCGCAGCAGCGCCTTGGTCGGGATGCAGCCCCAGTTCAGGCAGATGCCGCCCAGGTTCTCACGCTCGATGACCGCGGTGTGCAGGCCCAGCTGCGCGGCGCGGATCGCCGCCACATAGCCGCCCGGCCCGCCGCCGATGACGATGACGTCGTAATTGATGTCGGCCAAGGGTGTTCTCCCCATTCAGGAGCGAGGCGCATCCTCGCGGCCGGCGGCAAAGATGCCTTCCTCGACCCGGCACGCCTCGTCGATGATCGTCTGGTACAGGGTGGCCATGAAGTCCGGATCCAGGCCGTACGCCAGCCCCGCCTCGGCCGCCCGCCGTTTGACCGCTTCGACGCGGTCGGGCAGTACGGCCGGCAGGTTTTCCGCCATCTTCACCGCAGCGACGCGGTGGACGACGGACAGGCGCTTGCCCAGCAGCGCGACGATCTCGTCGTCGATTGCGTCGATCTCGGCGCGGAGCGGGGCAAGGCTTTTCGACATGGAACCGGTCCTCCAGCCGTCAGAGCAGCATCGAGAGCGGATCCTCGAGCAGCTTCTTCACCGCTCCAAGGAATTCCGCACCGACGGCGCCATCGGCCACGCGGTGATCGAAGGTGCCGGTCAGGCTCATCACCGTGGCGATGGCCAGCGCGCCGTCCTTGACCACCGGGCGCTGCTCGCTGGCGCCGACCGCCAGGATGCAGGCCTGCGGCGGGTTGATGATCGCCTGGAACTGCTTGATCCCCATCATGCCAAGGTTGGAGATGGAGATCGTGCCACCCTGATACTCTTCCGGCTTCAGCGCGTTGTCGCGCGCCTTCTTGGCCAGCGACTTCATCTCGTTGGAGATGTCGGCCAGCCCCTTGGTCTCCGCCTTCTTGACGATCGGGGTGATCAGCCCGGTCGGCGTGGCGACGGCGACCGAGATGTCGGCGTGGCTGTACTGCAGCATCGCCTCGTCGGTCCAGGCGGCGTTCAGCGCCGGGACCTTCTTCAGCGCCAGCGCCACGGCGCGGATGATGAAGTCGTTCACCGACAGCTTGTAGGCGTCGGACCGGCCGTTCAGCTCGGCGCGGACCTTCATCAGCGCATCGATCTCGACATCCACCGTCAGGAAGTAGTCGGGAACGGTGCGCTTCACCTCGCCCAGGCGCTTGGCGATGGTCTTGCGCATGCCGCTGTTCGGCACGGCGGTGTAGGCCATGCCAAGCTTGTCGGCGAGCGCCTTGGCATCGACACCCTCGGCCTTCGCCGGGGCCGGAGCCGCCGCGGGAGCCGGAGCGGCGGCAGCTGGAGCCGAAGCAGCGGCCGGGGCGGCAGCAGCGGCCTTGGCCGGGCCGGCGGCCTTGGCGGCCTCGACGTCGGCCTTGACGATGCGGCCGTGCGGGCCGGTGCCCTTGACGGTCTTCAGGTCGACGCCGGCCTGCTCGGCGACGCGGCGTGCCAGCGGGCTGGCGAACACGCGGGCGCCACCCGCCGCCGGAGCGGAGACCGGGGCGGCAGGGGCCGGAGCAGCAGCCGCCGGAGCGGCAGCCGGAGCCGGGGCAGCGGCCGGAGCCGGGGCAGCGGCCGGAGCGGCAGCCGCCGGGGCCGGAGCGGAACCGGCGGACGCCAGCGCGCTCTCGTCCTCGCCCTCTTCCAGCAGGATGGCGATGGGGGTGTTCACCGCCACGCCCTGGCTGCCGGCCGGGATCAGGATCTTGCCGATGCGGCCTTCATCGACCGCTTCGACTTCCATGGTGGCCTTGTCGGTCTCGATCTCGGCGAGCACGTCGCCGGACTTCACCGTGTCGCCTTCCTTCTTCAGCCACTTGGCGAGGTTGCCCTCGGTCATCGTGGGCGAGAGGGCGGGCATCAGAATCTGAACGGTCATCCTATCAGCCCTCCTCTCAACGATAGCAGGCTTGCTTGGCGGCCTTGACGATGTGATCGACCTGCGGCAGCGCCAGCTTTTCCAGGTTGGCGGCGTAGGGCATCGGCACGTCCAGTCCGGCCACGCGGGCGACCGGCGCGTCGAGATAGTCGAACGCCTGCTCCATCATCAGCGCGCACATTTCCGAACCGATGCCGGCGAAGGGCCAGCCCTCCTCGACGGAAACGAGGCGGTTGGTCTTCTTGACGCTGTTGACGATGGTCTCGGTGTCCAGCGGACGGATCGTGCGCAGGTTGATGACCTCCGCGTCGATGCCTTCCTTGGCCAGGATCTCGGCGGCGGCCATGGCATGGCCGACCATGATCGAGAAGGCGGTGATCGTCACGTCCTTGCCGGCACGCTCGATCTTGGCCTTGCCGATCGGCAGGACGAAGTCCTCGTCCTCCGGAACCTCGAAGCTCTGGCCGTAGAGGATCTCGTTCTCAAGGAACACGATCGGGTTGGCGTCACGGATCGACGCCTTCAGCAGGCCCTTGGCGTCGGCCGCCGACCAGGGCGACACGACCTTCAGGCCCGGACAATGAGCGTACCACGAGGCATAGCACTGCGAGTGCTGGGCGCCGACGCGGGCGGCGGCGCCGTTCGGGCCGCGGAACACGATCGAGTTGCTCATCTGGCCGCCCGACATGTACAGCGTCTTGGCGGCCGAGTTGATGATGTGGTCGATCGCCTGCATGGCGAAGTTGAAGGTCATGAACTCGACGACCGGCTTCAGGCCCTTGAAGGCGGCGCCGACGCCAAGACCGGCGAAGCCGATCTCGGTGATCGGCGTGTCGATGACGCGACGCTCACCGAACTCCTGCAGCAGGCCCTGGGTCACCTTGTAGGCGCCCTGGTACTGCGCGACCTCCTCACCCATGACGAACACCTTGTCGTCACGGCGCATTTCCTCGGCCATCGCGTCGCGCAGCGCTTCGCGAACCGTCTTCTTGACGGTCTTGGCCATGAACCTGTCCTCGTCCGAGGCCGGCGCCGCGGCCGGAGCCGCCGGCACCGTGGGCGCCGGAGCAGGAGCGGCTTCCGCCACCGGTGCGGGAGCGGGGGCGGCCGGAGCGGCGGCGGCAGTGGCGACGGTTGGGGCGTTGCCGCCCTTCCTCAGCGCGCTCTCGTCCTCGCCCTCTTCCAGCAGGACGGCGATGGGGGTGTTCACGGCGACGTTGTCGGTGCCCTCGGCGATCAGAATCTTGCCGACGCGGCCTTCATCGACCGCCTCGACCTCCATGGTCGCCTTGTCGGTTTCGATCTCGGCGAGGACGTCGCCGGACTTCACCTGGTCACCTTCCTTCTTCAGCCACTTCGAAAGTTTGCCCTCGGTCATCGTGGGCGACAGGGCCGGCATCAACACTTCGATCGGCATTCCTCAACCTCCGGCGGCGCGGGGAATCCGGTTTCCCGTCCCACAAGGCGCCGCTCCCGCTTATCGTTGACGTCAGGATCAGACGAGAATGTCGGTCCACAGCTCCGACGGATCGGGCTCCGGGCTCTGCTGGGCGAACTCGGCCGATTCGGTGACGATCGCCTTCACCTCGCGGTCGATCTCCTTCAGCTTGTCCTCGTCGGCGTGGTTGCCGGACAGGATCTTCGCCTTCAGCTGATCGATGGGATCGGACTCCGACCGCATCTTCTCGACCTCTTCCTTCGTCCGGTACTTGGCCGGGTCGGACATCGAGTGGCCGCGGTAGCGGTAGGTCTTCATCTCGAGGATGACGGGGCCGTTGCCACCGCGGATGTGGGGCACCCACTGGTCCGCCGCGGCCTTGACCTCCAGCACATCCATGCCGTTGACCTGATAGCCGGGGATGCCGTAGGCGGCGCCACGCTGGTGCAGCTCGCCGGCAGAGGCGCGCTCCTGCGAGGTGCCCATGGCGTACTTGTTGTTCTCGATGATGAAGAGAACCGGCAGCTTCCACAGCGCCGCCATGTTGAAGCTCTCGTACACCTGGCCCTGGTTGATGGCGCCGTCGCCGCAATACACGGCAGCCACGCCACCGTCATTGCTGTACTTGTGCGCGAAGGCCAGGCCGGTGCCAAGCGGGACCTGTCCGCCGACGATGCCATGGCCGCCGAAGAAGTTCTTCTCCTGGCTGAACATGTGCATCGAGCCGCCCTTGCCCTTGGAGTAGCCTCCAATGCGGCCGGTCAACTCGGCCATCACGCCCTTGGCTTCCATGCCGCAGGCCAGCATGTGGCCATGGTCGCGGTAGCTGGTGATGACGCTGTCGCCGTCCTTAAGGGCGGCCTGAACGCCGACCACGACGGCTTCCTGGCCGATATACAGATGGCAGAAGCCGCCGATCAGGCCCATGCCGTACAGCTGGCCCGCCTTCTCTTCGAAGCGGCGGATCAGCAGCATCTCACGGTAATAATGAAGAAGTTCTTCGGAAGAGACGGCTTGAGCGGGCGCGGTGTCGGTCTGCGCCTTGGTCGGACGGCGTCGGGACGCGGCCATGATTCCTCCCCAGGGTTCAAGCGGCATTGGGCCTTACGATGACCCTTGCCGCCACGCGTTGCGGGCATGAGAAAAACCCGCACCGGAAGCGAATATGGCGCGCACACTACACGAGCTTTACAGCCCGCGCAAATATCTGTTTTTGCAGCGCTATTTTCGATTAACCGAATTTCGGTTAATCGGCTGATTTCCCCTTACTTCTGTGCCGGACCCCCTTCCGGATCGGCCAGCTTGGGCAGCTTCACGATGACGTCGCGCGGGTTGGAGAAATTCAGCATCAACCGCGCCCGCTCCTCCAGCATGTCGCGGTCCAGCCCGTCGCCGCGCAGAAGCTGGGCGCGCCGTTCCATCTCCTCCCGCTCGGTGCGGAGCTGGTTCAGGACCTCTTCGGCCTGGGCGATCTCACCCTGGATCTGCTTCATCGCCACCAGCCCGCGATCGCCATGGATCGCGTAGTAGGCGAAGTAGGCGACCACACAGGCGCACAGCGCCGGCATGATGGCTTGGCGGATCGCGCTCTTGGCAGCGCGGGCGAGCGTGTCGGTGAAGTCGGCGATCATCGTCATGGTCGGAGGATGGAATCACAGCGACTTTCCACCGGTCAAACGAAAAAGATGGAACAGCCAAGTCGCAAAAGTGTCGTGTTCTTTGCGCAACCCAGTAATGGGGACCTGCCACGTGCGCGCCACAAGTTGCCAGAACGTTCCGTGAAAGTTCTCATCGTCAACCGGCAGGACAGTCCGGCGCTCCCGCGGGTGCATCCTGCCCTGTCGCCGGATGGAATCCGCTGGGCATAGTGCTAAGGGGGAATGGAATGAAACCGGCGGTGGCGTGTTTCGACCCACACACGGCGTTGCCGGAGCCGTACCGGGGTTTGTGAAAGCGCTCCCGGTTGCCGGCTTTCAGAGCGGCGCCGCTCATTGGCTGAGGAGATGCACTCCATGCGCAGCAAGTTTCTGATCGCGGCCCTTCCCGCCCTGCTTCTGGGGCTGACGGCCTGCGACGACCAGAACGCCCAGAACTCCAACGCGGCGAACCAGACCAGCCCGACCACCAGCAGCGGGTCGAGCAGCGACTCCACCACCGTTCCGCCGCCCTCCACCGGTGTTCCGGTTCAAGGCGGAACCTCCGGCAACTCGATGAACGAAACCAGCGGCGCCACCACCACGGCGCCGGGCGGCTCCACGGCCGGCGGGTCTGCCGGCGGCGGTGCCGGCACCGGCGGCTCGGCCACCCCGTCCGGCGCTCAGTAGGCCGGCGATCGCCAATTGCCCTTCTCCCCGCAAGGGGAGAGGGGCTTTGTCAGTGGCCGGACCATAATCACACATCGACGATCCGCCGTCCTTCCGCCGGCGCGCCGATGCTGCCCGGCCCGAAGGCAATGCCCTTCACCAGCGCCACCACCGGGCGGCCGGGCGTCAGGCCCAACTCCCGGACGGCTGCGCGGGTGATGCGGGCGATCAGGAACGAACCGCCCACCGCAAGCCGAACGTCGGCGGAGGACGGTCCCGACTCGGCGATCTCCACCACCGTCGCCGCCAGCGCATTGCGCACGCTGACGCCGACCGGCTGCTGCAAGGCGACGATCACGTCGCGGGCATGGATGTGCAGACGCACCGAGGCGCCCGGCGCACGCTCCACCCGCGGCACCGTCAGATGGCCGCCGTCGAAGGCCAGCACGGTCAGCCCGTCGTCCGGGACATGCCGCTCCACCGTCAGGTCCAGCACCGTGCCGGCATCCTGCGCGCCGGTCACGGCCGACAGGTCGAGCCTTCCCATCACGGCGCCCACCGGCCCGACGGCGCGCACCCTTCCCTCTCCGATCAGCACCATGGTGGTGGCGAGGCGCACGACCTCGTCCAGCGCGTGGCTGACCATGACGATGGGGATGTTCATCTCGTCGCGCAGCCGCTCGATATAGGGCATGATCTCCGCCTTGCGGGCGGTATCGAGCGAGGCCATCGGCTCGTCCATCAGCAGCAGGCGCGGCTGTGCCAGGAGGGCGCGCCCGAAGGCGACGCGCTGCTTTTCGCCTCCCGACAGACCGCGTGGACGGCGGTCCAGCAGATGGCCCAGCCCCAGCAGCTCGACGACCGGGCCGAAGGCGATGTGCCGCTCCACGGCCGGCACGCGGCGCAGGCCGAATTCCAGGTTGCTGCGCACGGTCATGTGCGGGAACAGGCGCGCATCCTGGAAGACATAGCCGATGCGCCGCTTTTCCACCGGTATGTCGATGCGCCGGGCGCTGTCGAAGAACAGAGTGTCGCCGATGCGGATGTGCCCGGCATCCGGCCGCGTGAGTCCGGCGATGGCGTTGATGACGGAGGTCTTGCCGGAGCCGGAGCGGCCGAACAGGGCCGTCACCCCGCGCTCCTCCGCGGTGAAGGCGATGTCCAGCGTGAAGGCGCCCAGCGTCTGGCGGATCGCAAGATCGAGCATCGTCAGGTCTGTCCGATCAGCCGCCGGACGCGGTGTGCCAGGAATTCCGACAGCATCAACGCGATCAGGGCGACGCCGAAGGAAATGGATGCCAGCCGCGCCGCCACCGCGTCGCCGCCGGGTTCCTGGGTGGCGGCATAGATCGCCAGCGGCAGGGTCTGGGTCTGGCCGGGAATGTTCGAGACGAAGGTGATGACCGCCCCGAACTCGCCCATCGCCGCGGCGAAGGCCACGATGGCGCCGGACAGCAGGCCGGGCGCCATCAGCGGCAGCAGGATGGTGAAGAAGCGATCGACCGGACCGGCGCCCAGCGTGCGCGCCGCCGCCTCCAGCCCGCCGTCGATCGCCTCCACCGACAGGCGGATGGCGCGCACCATCAGCGGAAAGGACGTCACCGCGACCGCCAGCGATGCGCCCTCCGCGGTGAAGATCAGCTTGATGCCGAAGGTCTGGTACAGCCAGCCGCCCACAACCCCCTTGGTCCCCATGGTCACCAGCAGGATATAGCCGGTGACCACCGGCGGCAGGACCAGCGGAAGATGGACCAGCCCATCGACCAGCGTCTTGCCCGGAAAGCTGTAGCGCCCGAGCACCCAGGCGGCGAGCACGGCGACCGGCAATCCCAACGCGATGGCGACACCCGCGACACGCAGGCTCAGCAGCAACGCGGTGGTCTCCATCGGCGTCAGGAATTCCATGCCGCAGAGCTTACGGTGCTTTGGGGGCCGGGACGAAGCCGAATTCCGTCCACACCGCCATGCCCTCCGGCGACTTCATGTAATCGAGGAGAGCGGCGGCGCCCGCGCTCTTGGACGCGGCCACCAGCGCCGCCGGATAGGTGATGGGCGGATAGCTGTCCGGCGGGAACACGGCGGCGACCGCCACCCCCGGATCGATGGCGGCGTCGGTGCGATAGACGATGCCCATCGGCACTTCGCCACGGCTGACCAGCACCAACGCCGCACGCACGCTGTCGGCCCGCGCCAGCCTCGGTTCGACCGCCTTCCACTGGTCGAGAGACTCCAGCGCCGCCTTGGCGTACTTCCCGACCGGAACGTTCGATGGGTCGCCGGTGGCGAGCCGTCCGTCGCCCAGCTGCTCGGCCAGCTTGCCTCCCTTCGTCAGGTCGGGCTTCAGCGCCGTCCCCTTCGGCACCACCACCACCAGCTCGTTCCCCAGCAGGTTGCTGCGGCTGTCAACCTTGATCAGATTGCGCTGCTGCAAATAATCCATCCAGTCGAGATCGGCCGAGATGAAGATATCGGCCGGCGCTCCATTCTCAATCTGCTTGGCCAGCGCGGAGGACGCGGCGAAGGAGGATGTCACCGACAGGCCGGTCTTCGCCTTGAACTGGGAGGCGAGCTTATCCACGGCATTCTTGGTCGAGGCGGCAGCCAGGACCAGCACGTCCTGAGCCATTGCCACCGGCGCCCCAAGGCTCAGGCCGAAGCCGAGAATCGCCGCCGACAAAGCGAGCCTGACTCGGCCCCGCCCAAGGATCGCACCCACACCGACCATCTCCACCTCCTGCCGCTCTTGACGTCGAACATATATCCAGATGGATACAACGCTTCGCGGTTGCGGTAAAGGGCAAACGGCCGGGCTCGTGCTGCACGATCCTGGCCGGGACCGATCCCGCAGGTTCTGCGGAATTCACATCATGTCATGACTTGCCGCGCCGGCCCGTGATAGGAAGTGCGGCGAATCGGACCCGGTCCCAGCCCTCCCTCTGCTTCAGGAATCCCCATGCGCGCCGTGAAGATTTCCCCCTCGATTCTCTCCGCCGACTTCGCCCGGCTGGGCGAGGAGGTCCGCGCGGTCGACGCCGCCGGCGCCGACTACATCCACATCGACGTGATGGACGGGCATTTCGTCCCGAACCTCACCATCGGGCCTGGCGTGGTGAAGGCGCTGCGGCCGCATTCGACCAAGGTCTTCGATGTCCATCTGATGATATCGCCGGTGGACCTGTTCATCCCGGACTTCGCCAAGGCCGGCGCCGACATCATCACCGTCCATCCGGAAGCGGGGCCGCATCTGCACCGCACGATCCAGCTGATCAAGTCGCTGGGCAAGAAGGCCGGCGTGTCGCTGAACCCGGCGACGCCGGTGGACGCCATCCAGCATGTGCTGGAGGACATCGACCTCGTTCTGGTGATGACGGTGAACCCCGGCTTCGGCGGCCAGAGCTTCATCAAGAGCCAGTTGCCGAAGATCCGCGACCTGCGCGCCCGCATCGACGCGCTGGGCAAG is a window encoding:
- a CDS encoding CinA family protein; translation: MFPETIRELSAQVLAEYGLAGFMLATAESCTGGLIAGALTDIAGSSKVVDRGFVTYTNIAKTELLGVPASLLHAHGAVSPEVAVAMAVGALARSRADVTVAVTGIAGPGGATETKPVGRVYVATAVRGGAAKAKEYTFPGDRDAVRMATVQAALERLRLARPTGSLR
- a CDS encoding 4-oxalocrotonate tautomerase, whose translation is MPTINIQLFEGRTVEQKREYAKALTEATVKVLGCSPSAVDIIFQDVKKSDWASGGELWSDKT
- a CDS encoding type II toxin-antitoxin system RatA family toxin translates to MPTHAEQKVLPYTPRQMYDLVADVEKYPEFLPWCLAARIRKREGNVMFADLIIGFKMVRERFTSRVELNESACRIDVQYTDGPFQYLNNHWIFNDHPDGCCVDFFVDFEFRSKMLQKIMGLLFNEAVRRMVQAFETRAAQLYGPGRATQPA
- the lipA gene encoding lipoyl synthase — translated: MTLVDQTEKLRHPEKAHKPDNPIQRKPAWIRVKAPMSQEYNETRQLMRGLKLNTVCEEAACPNIGECWKHKHATFMILGSICTRGCAFCNVETGRPDLLDPHEPDNVAEAVGKLKLSHVVITSVDRDDLADGGAEHFARTIRAVRAASPTTTIEILTPDFQKKKGAVEVVVEAKPDVFNHNLETVPRLYPTIRPGARYFASLQLLARVKELDPTIFTKSGLMVGLGETKEEIGQVMDDLRSADVDFLTIGQYLQPTPKHAAVDRFVTPEEFDGYSTVGRGKGFLLVASSPLTRSSYHAGADFEKLREARLRKLGAAAA
- a CDS encoding DUF29 domain-containing protein → MDRSSAAYDEDFYAWTQAQAQELRRAGAERNNAPVDWENVAEEIECMGRSQKSEIDSRLTVLIVHLLKWLFCPDLRERCERGWRLTIREQREKLIDEIAASPSLRPFCESICDKVYRRARLRAAVEADVPDGHFPVELPFTLDQALDPAYPAELFPPEWRV
- a CDS encoding chorismate mutase, coding for MSKSLAPLRAEIDAIDDEIVALLGKRLSVVHRVAAVKMAENLPAVLPDRVEAVKRRAAEAGLAYGLDPDFMATLYQTIIDEACRVEEGIFAAGREDAPRS
- a CDS encoding pyruvate dehydrogenase complex dihydrolipoamide acetyltransferase, yielding MTVQILMPALSPTMTEGNLAKWLKKEGDTVKSGDVLAEIETDKATMEVEAVDEGRIGKILIPAGSQGVAVNTPIAILLEEGEDESALASAGSAPAPAAAAPAAAPAPAAAPAPAAAPAAAAPAPAAPVSAPAAGGARVFASPLARRVAEQAGVDLKTVKGTGPHGRIVKADVEAAKAAGPAKAAAAAPAAASAPAAAAPAPAAAPAPAKAEGVDAKALADKLGMAYTAVPNSGMRKTIAKRLGEVKRTVPDYFLTVDVEIDALMKVRAELNGRSDAYKLSVNDFIIRAVALALKKVPALNAAWTDEAMLQYSHADISVAVATPTGLITPIVKKAETKGLADISNEMKSLAKKARDNALKPEEYQGGTISISNLGMMGIKQFQAIINPPQACILAVGASEQRPVVKDGALAIATVMSLTGTFDHRVADGAVGAEFLGAVKKLLEDPLSMLL
- a CDS encoding pyruvate dehydrogenase complex E1 component subunit beta, giving the protein MPIEVLMPALSPTMTEGKLSKWLKKEGDQVKSGDVLAEIETDKATMEVEAVDEGRVGKILIAEGTDNVAVNTPIAVLLEEGEDESALRKGGNAPTVATAAAAPAAPAPAPVAEAAPAPAPTVPAAPAAAPASDEDRFMAKTVKKTVREALRDAMAEEMRRDDKVFVMGEEVAQYQGAYKVTQGLLQEFGERRVIDTPITEIGFAGLGVGAAFKGLKPVVEFMTFNFAMQAIDHIINSAAKTLYMSGGQMSNSIVFRGPNGAAARVGAQHSQCYASWYAHCPGLKVVSPWSAADAKGLLKASIRDANPIVFLENEILYGQSFEVPEDEDFVLPIGKAKIERAGKDVTITAFSIMVGHAMAAAEILAKEGIDAEVINLRTIRPLDTETIVNSVKKTNRLVSVEEGWPFAGIGSEMCALMMEQAFDYLDAPVARVAGLDVPMPYAANLEKLALPQVDHIVKAAKQACYR
- the pdhA gene encoding pyruvate dehydrogenase (acetyl-transferring) E1 component subunit alpha gives rise to the protein MAASRRRPTKAQTDTAPAQAVSSEELLHYYREMLLIRRFEEKAGQLYGMGLIGGFCHLYIGQEAVVVGVQAALKDGDSVITSYRDHGHMLACGMEAKGVMAELTGRIGGYSKGKGGSMHMFSQEKNFFGGHGIVGGQVPLGTGLAFAHKYSNDGGVAAVYCGDGAINQGQVYESFNMAALWKLPVLFIIENNKYAMGTSQERASAGELHQRGAAYGIPGYQVNGMDVLEVKAAADQWVPHIRGGNGPVILEMKTYRYRGHSMSDPAKYRTKEEVEKMRSESDPIDQLKAKILSGNHADEDKLKEIDREVKAIVTESAEFAQQSPEPDPSELWTDILV